The window GAAAGTCGCACTCGCCGCCGCCGCACTCGGCGTCGCGGTCGCACTCGCCGCCTGCTCCGGAGGCCGCGGAGGCGGCAGCGGATCCGGCACGGAGGACAACAAGGGCGCGCTCGTGGGCGTCGCCATGCCGACCAAGGTGTCCGAGCGCTGGATCGCCGACGGCAACGCGGTCAAGTCGGACCTCGAGAAGAACGGCTACAAGGTCGACCTCGAGTACGCCAACAACGACATCCCGACCCAGGTGCAGCAGGTCAACACGATGATCACCAAGGGCGCGAAGGTGCTGATCATCGCCTCCATCGACGGAGGGTCGCTCACCGACCAGCTGGACGCCGCGGCCAAGGCCGGCATCAAGGTGATCTCGTACGACCGCCTCCTCACCGGTGACAAGAACGTCGACTACTACGTCTCCTTCGACAACTACAAGGTCGGCGTCTACCAGGCGAAGTCGCTGCTCACCGGCCTCGGAGTGCTCGACGCCGACGGCAAGCCGACCGGCCAGAAGGGCCCGTTCAACATCGAGGTCTTCGCGGGCAGCCCGGACGACAACAACGCGACGTTCTTCTACAACGGCGCGATGGACACGCTGAAGCCGTACATCTCGGACGGCACCCTGGTCGTCAAGAGCGGCCAGACCAACTTCAACCAGGTCGCCATCCTGCGCTGGGACCCGGCGACCGCCAAGGCCCGCATGCAGGACCTCGTCGCCAAGTCGTACTCGACCGGCGCCGCGGTGCAGGGCGTCCTCTCGCCGTACGACGGTCTCTCCGACGGCATCCTGAGCGCGCTCGAGGGTGCGGGCTACGGGTCGGGCGGCAAGAAGCTCCCGATCATCACGGGCCAGGACGCCGAGGTCGCCAGCGTGAAGCAGATCATCGCGGGCACCCAGTACTCGACCATCTACAAGGACACCCGCCAGCTGGCGAACGAGGCCGCGAAGATGGCGAACGACCTGCTCTCCGGCAAGAAGCCCGAGGTGAACGACACCAAGAGCTACGACAACAAGGTCAAGGTCGTCCCGAGCTACCTGTTCCAGCCGGTCGTCGTGACCAAGGACAACTACCAGAAGATCCTGGTCGACAGCGGCTACTACAAGGAATCCGACCTCAAGTAGGCCGGGCCGACGGTCCGGGCGGGCGCGCGCTTCAGGCGGCCCGCCCGGACCTCCATGCGAGCAAGGGAGACCATGGCCAACACGATTCTCGAGATGCGGAACATCTCGAAGTCCTTCCCGGGGGTCAAGGCGCTGCAAGACGTCTCGATCAGCATCGAGGAGGGATCGGTCCACGCGATCTGCGGCGAGAACGGCGCCGGCAAGTCGACGCTGATGAAGGTGCTGTCGGGCGTGTACCCGCACGGCACGTTCGAGGGCGAGATCGTCATGCGCGGCGAGCCCGTCGAGTTCCGGTCGATCAACGACTCGGAGGCGGCGGGGATCGTCATCATCCACCAGGAGCTGGCGCTGTCGCCGTACCTCTCGATCGCCGAGAACATCTACCTC is drawn from Leifsonia shinshuensis and contains these coding sequences:
- the chvE gene encoding multiple monosaccharide ABC transporter substrate-binding protein — translated: MKFRKVALAAAALGVAVALAACSGGRGGGSGSGTEDNKGALVGVAMPTKVSERWIADGNAVKSDLEKNGYKVDLEYANNDIPTQVQQVNTMITKGAKVLIIASIDGGSLTDQLDAAAKAGIKVISYDRLLTGDKNVDYYVSFDNYKVGVYQAKSLLTGLGVLDADGKPTGQKGPFNIEVFAGSPDDNNATFFYNGAMDTLKPYISDGTLVVKSGQTNFNQVAILRWDPATAKARMQDLVAKSYSTGAAVQGVLSPYDGLSDGILSALEGAGYGSGGKKLPIITGQDAEVASVKQIIAGTQYSTIYKDTRQLANEAAKMANDLLSGKKPEVNDTKSYDNKVKVVPSYLFQPVVVTKDNYQKILVDSGYYKESDLK